In Methanoregula sp. UBA64, the genomic window CGCCGGATCCCGGGCCGAATTTTCCGCACAGATGAGATGATATCCGATATCGGGCCGCATACCGGCATTCCGCAGGGCCTGCATGGTCCGGCTCTTTGGCCGGCAGGCCTGGACGATCACGTCGGCCGCAGGATCGAAGTGTTCCGGGACAAACGTACCCGCAAGACGCCGGGTGATCCCCGGGCCGATCACCGGATCGCAGAAGAGCTCTGCGAGGGCTGAACCATTGTTGGGCGGGCCGATTGCAATGAGCCGGCGCACCCTTTCGCGCCGGGCAGACCCGTCCATGACTTCGAGCAGGTACCGGGTAACGCACGAACCAATGGAATGGCAGACGATATCGATCGGACCGTCGTATCCCTTCTCCCTGCGCTGTGCGGAAATATAGTCCCCGAGCGCTGCGGCAATAACTTCCATGGACGCCCCGTTAAGAGGGGTATAATCGAAGCTCCAGAAGGGGATCCCCTCATCCTGTAACCGGGGCACGAGCCGGTTCCAGATGCCGGGATGGCTCTTCCAGCCGTGGACAAGGATCGCCGGGATCGCTTCAGGAGACATGGTATTAAGGGAAATATGGGCGGGAAACGGGCATAGCTGTTGTGGAAAACCAAAAAAACGATCGGGACGGCCGGGTGCGGTCTTCCCTCCCGCGCCACCGATCCGGCCCGCTGCCGGCCATCAGGGATTTACCGGGGCGGTT contains:
- a CDS encoding esterase/lipase family protein, producing MSPEAIPAILVHGWKSHPGIWNRLVPRLQDEGIPFWSFDYTPLNGASMEVIAAALGDYISAQRREKGYDGPIDIVCHSIGSCVTRYLLEVMDGSARRERVRRLIAIGPPNNGSALAELFCDPVIGPGITRRLAGTFVPEHFDPAADVIVQACRPKSRTMQALRNAGMRPDIGYHLICAENSARDPAFFPALEGKTCELLPDGSWQMTYAGDGIVPLSDSALPGASLLVLPSDPAAAAAGARQYCHILLPRAPETIAGVIGYLAAR